The following proteins come from a genomic window of Methanosarcina sp. MTP4:
- a CDS encoding DUF4139 domain-containing protein — translation MLAFLGVAAVAAAFFCPTSTGELTPADEIELAANGIESHEAVVTKVEPADPLGFISAGAAGTDSGTEVTVYNQNLALVKEQRKLELKAGVNQVEYTDVAALIDPTSVMFEDTKSKDTVVLEQNYEYDLVSSYKLLDKFLDREITVTDEEGKSYTGILLSHDGGVVLKLEDGKVVTLSEVSKVEFPDSAGLLTKPTLVWQVYSPVGGTRDVLTSYLTEGMSWRADYIVKANADDTKADIQGWVSVDNNAGTTFEDAKLKLVAGEVHQVFVPQQRVAYDMVEEEAAYGGSTKEAFAEESLFEYHLYTLERPATLKNNQVKQLSLLSADSVPVEKELIFDGARSDKVRVVLNLENSKDKGLGMPLPAGVVRVYKADSEGQLQFLGEDSIDHTPKDEEVEVTVGNAFDVTGTRTQTNYKRVSDDVWRESYEIQIKNHKSAAQDVTVVEHFYGDWEITSSSDEYEKTDAFTAEWKISVPADGEKTVSYTVERRF, via the coding sequence ATGCTGGCATTTCTTGGAGTTGCAGCTGTGGCTGCAGCTTTCTTCTGTCCGACTTCCACCGGGGAACTCACTCCGGCAGATGAGATCGAACTTGCTGCAAACGGGATCGAGTCCCATGAAGCTGTGGTGACGAAAGTAGAACCTGCAGACCCGCTGGGGTTCATCTCCGCAGGAGCCGCAGGGACGGATTCGGGGACTGAAGTTACGGTCTATAACCAGAACCTTGCCCTTGTGAAAGAACAGCGGAAACTTGAACTAAAAGCCGGGGTCAACCAGGTTGAGTATACGGACGTAGCCGCTCTCATAGACCCGACGTCGGTCATGTTCGAGGATACGAAGAGCAAAGATACCGTGGTACTGGAACAGAACTATGAGTACGACCTTGTAAGCAGTTACAAACTTCTGGACAAATTCCTTGACAGGGAAATCACGGTTACCGATGAGGAAGGAAAAAGCTACACCGGCATTCTTCTCAGCCATGACGGCGGAGTGGTGCTCAAACTCGAAGACGGAAAAGTCGTGACCCTCTCCGAGGTTTCAAAAGTGGAATTCCCGGACTCTGCAGGGCTCCTCACGAAGCCGACCCTGGTCTGGCAGGTCTACTCTCCTGTGGGAGGCACACGGGACGTCCTGACCTCCTACCTGACCGAAGGCATGAGCTGGAGGGCGGACTATATAGTGAAAGCCAATGCCGATGATACGAAGGCTGACATCCAGGGCTGGGTCAGTGTTGATAACAATGCCGGAACCACTTTCGAAGACGCAAAACTGAAGCTGGTCGCAGGGGAAGTCCACCAGGTCTTCGTGCCCCAGCAGAGGGTCGCTTATGATATGGTCGAGGAAGAAGCAGCGTACGGAGGGTCAACAAAGGAAGCCTTTGCCGAAGAGTCCCTCTTCGAGTACCACCTCTACACCCTGGAAAGACCGGCTACCCTGAAGAACAATCAGGTCAAACAGCTCTCCCTCCTCTCCGCGGACTCTGTGCCCGTTGAAAAGGAACTCATCTTTGACGGGGCGAGGAGCGACAAGGTCCGGGTAGTCCTTAACCTAGAAAACTCAAAGGATAAAGGCCTGGGAATGCCCCTCCCCGCAGGCGTTGTCAGGGTGTATAAAGCAGACTCCGAAGGCCAACTCCAGTTCCTTGGAGAAGACAGCATCGACCATACCCCAAAGGACGAAGAAGTCGAGGTTACGGTAGGAAACGCCTTCGATGTAACCGGTACGAGGACCCAGACCAACTATAAGAGAGTCAGTGACGATGTCTGGCGGGAAAGCTACGAGATCCAGATCAAGAACCACAAGTCCGCAGCCCAGGACGTCACGGTTGTTGAGCACTTCTACGGGGACTGGGAAATTACCAGCAGTTCCGATGAGTATGAGAAGACGGATGCTTTCACCGCAGAATGGAAAATAAGCGTGCCTGCAGATGGGGAAAAGACCGTTTCCTATACCGTGGAACGCAGGTTCTGA
- a CDS encoding GNAT family N-acetyltransferase translates to MIIQTYDSSKKDEVREVVLGVLLEHGFEYDRLKDGDLKDIEGYYFAKGGTFFVGLSEDGRVVGTAGVRSLGEGRCEIRRIYLKKEFRNKGYGKQLFLASLDFAEKNFSSAVLKTDATLKKAIDMYLKQGFSLLKEEKGASNEEFEYLYFEKSFDKRQ, encoded by the coding sequence ATGATTATCCAGACATACGACAGTTCTAAAAAAGACGAGGTCCGGGAAGTGGTGCTTGGAGTGCTGCTGGAGCATGGCTTTGAGTACGACAGGCTTAAAGACGGCGACCTCAAGGACATCGAAGGCTACTACTTTGCAAAAGGAGGCACCTTTTTCGTAGGCCTTTCGGAAGACGGCAGGGTTGTGGGGACAGCCGGGGTCAGAAGTCTCGGGGAAGGCCGCTGCGAAATCAGGCGCATCTACCTGAAAAAGGAGTTCAGGAACAAAGGTTACGGAAAACAGCTTTTCCTGGCTTCCCTGGACTTCGCCGAAAAGAACTTTTCGAGCGCGGTGCTGAAGACTGACGCCACCCTGAAAAAAGCTATTGATATGTACCTGAAGCAGGGTTTTTCCCTTCTGAAAGAAGAAAAAGGAGCTTCAAACGAAGAATTTGAATATCTTTATTTTGAAAAAAGCTTTGATAAGAGGCAGTGA
- a CDS encoding elongation factor EF-2 — MGRRKKMVERVTTLMTDPERIRNIGIVAHIDHGKTTLSDNLLGGAGMISKELAGRQLFMDSDEEEQERGITIDSSNVSMVHTYNDEDYLINLIDTPGHVDFGGDVTRAMRAVDGAVVVVDAVEGTMPQTETVLRQALREHVKPVLFINKVDRLINELQVDSQEMQVRLGKLIDHVNKLIKNMNEEKFKAGWRVDAANGTVAFGSALYNWAISVPMMQKTGISFKDVYDYCKAEDMKALAENCPLHEAVLDMVIRYLPNPIEAQKDRVKVIWHGDESTEIGQSMTHANADGDLAFMVTDISMDPHAGEVATGRLFSGSFYRGLEVYTSGTAKKSRVQQVGIFMGPERLEVETIPAGNIAAVTGLKEAFVGSTVTTLDGMIPFESIRHVSEPVVTVAVEAKHTKDLPKLVEVLRQVAKEDPTLQITLDEETGEHLMAGMGELHLEVIGHRIERDKNVEITTSQPIVVYRETIKKKTEPVEGKSPNRHNRFYIYVEPLDDATVELIKSGEISMRMPELERREKLMAVGMDKDQAKKIAGIYGSNIFIDMTKGIQYLNETMELVLDGFEEVMKAGPLSREPVANVKCVLVDAKLHEDAIHRGPAQVIPASRQAIQASLLLAEDSLLEPYQKVFVQVPQLNMGGATKELQGRRGLIMNMTTEGDLAIIESRVPVAELFGFAGEIRSATEGRAMWSTEFGGFEIVPTNIMVEIVAQIRERKGLKKELPKPTDFLGM; from the coding sequence ATGGGACGAAGGAAGAAAATGGTCGAGCGTGTGACAACGCTTATGACTGATCCCGAAAGGATCAGAAACATCGGAATCGTTGCTCACATCGACCACGGTAAAACAACATTAAGTGACAACTTGCTGGGAGGCGCTGGAATGATTTCCAAGGAGCTTGCCGGCAGACAGTTATTCATGGATTCCGACGAGGAAGAACAGGAACGCGGAATCACCATTGATTCATCCAACGTATCAATGGTTCACACTTACAACGATGAAGACTACCTGATCAACCTGATCGATACCCCCGGGCACGTCGACTTCGGTGGGGACGTTACTCGTGCCATGAGGGCCGTAGACGGTGCCGTAGTGGTCGTGGACGCTGTAGAAGGTACCATGCCCCAGACCGAAACCGTGCTGAGGCAGGCTCTCAGGGAACACGTAAAACCCGTACTTTTCATCAACAAGGTCGACAGGCTCATCAACGAGCTTCAGGTGGACTCCCAGGAAATGCAGGTCCGTCTCGGAAAGCTCATTGATCACGTTAACAAGCTGATCAAGAACATGAACGAGGAGAAGTTCAAGGCAGGCTGGAGGGTCGACGCAGCAAACGGGACCGTAGCCTTCGGATCAGCTCTTTACAACTGGGCCATCAGCGTGCCCATGATGCAGAAGACCGGGATCTCCTTTAAGGACGTCTATGATTACTGTAAGGCTGAGGACATGAAAGCCCTGGCAGAGAATTGCCCCCTGCACGAGGCCGTCCTTGACATGGTAATCCGCTACCTTCCAAACCCGATTGAAGCCCAGAAAGACAGGGTAAAGGTCATCTGGCACGGGGATGAAAGTACCGAAATCGGGCAGTCCATGACCCACGCAAACGCAGACGGAGACCTTGCCTTTATGGTAACGGACATTTCCATGGACCCCCATGCAGGAGAAGTAGCAACCGGAAGGCTCTTTAGTGGGTCCTTCTACCGTGGGCTGGAAGTCTACACCTCAGGCACTGCCAAGAAAAGCAGGGTCCAGCAGGTAGGAATCTTTATGGGCCCCGAAAGGCTCGAAGTGGAAACGATCCCTGCAGGAAACATTGCCGCAGTTACGGGCCTGAAAGAGGCGTTCGTCGGTTCCACTGTTACCACCCTTGACGGCATGATCCCCTTCGAGAGCATCAGGCACGTAAGCGAGCCTGTGGTGACCGTGGCTGTGGAAGCCAAGCACACAAAGGACCTTCCCAAGCTTGTGGAAGTCCTCAGGCAGGTCGCAAAGGAAGACCCGACTCTCCAGATCACCCTTGACGAGGAAACCGGGGAACACCTGATGGCAGGGATGGGAGAACTCCACCTCGAAGTCATCGGCCACAGGATTGAAAGGGACAAGAACGTAGAAATCACCACCAGTCAGCCTATTGTGGTTTACAGGGAAACCATCAAGAAGAAAACCGAACCCGTGGAAGGAAAGTCCCCTAACAGGCACAACAGGTTCTACATCTATGTGGAACCCCTTGATGATGCCACTGTCGAGCTTATCAAGTCCGGCGAGATTTCCATGCGCATGCCCGAGCTCGAACGCAGGGAGAAGCTCATGGCTGTCGGCATGGACAAGGACCAGGCAAAGAAAATTGCCGGAATCTACGGCTCAAACATCTTCATCGACATGACCAAGGGTATCCAGTACCTGAATGAAACCATGGAACTGGTGCTCGACGGGTTTGAAGAAGTCATGAAGGCAGGCCCACTTTCCAGGGAACCTGTGGCAAACGTTAAATGTGTGCTTGTGGACGCAAAACTCCACGAAGACGCAATCCACAGGGGTCCTGCTCAGGTCATTCCGGCTTCCAGACAGGCTATCCAGGCAAGTTTGCTCCTGGCAGAAGACAGCTTACTTGAGCCCTACCAGAAGGTCTTTGTTCAGGTCCCCCAGCTTAACATGGGCGGAGCTACCAAGGAACTGCAGGGCCGCCGTGGCTTGATCATGAACATGACCACTGAAGGTGACCTGGCTATTATCGAATCCAGGGTGCCTGTGGCCGAGTTGTTCGGGTTCGCCGGGGAAATCAGGTCTGCAACTGAAGGGCGTGCCATGTGGAGCACGGAATTCGGAGGCTTTGAAATCGTACCGACCAACATCATGGTCGAAATCGTGGCCCAGATCAGGGAAAGGAAAGGCCTGAAGAAGGAACTTCCAAAGCCCACTGATTTCCTTGGGATGTGA
- a CDS encoding DUF4139 domain-containing protein → MFVFSACFPQEFGNMARAYDPAVNGDEIESAVDGERVEPGAYIDAKVQPADPIGFLSSGTGGTGGTGGAAGALEITIYEQDFALVKERREFELESGVNLVEYGNVAAMIDPASVMVEDPENRDTAVIEQNYEYDLVSSFSLLEKYLEKEITVTAGDGESYSGKLLNYEGNGVILEGKDGNVLMLQEVLKVEVPDASGLSTKPTLVWQLYSPVSGKRELLTSYLTGGISWNADYALISNADDTRADIRGWVSIDNRAGIDFEDAGLKLVSGEINRVSTPQPVYEAVEDEAVAEEALVGSPFTEEGFFEYHLYTLEKTATLKNNQEKQISLFTADSVPIKKELIYDSFSGDRVRVFLTLDNSKENGLGMPLPAGVFRTYKTDSAGDLQFLGEDRIEHTP, encoded by the coding sequence ATGTTCGTTTTTTCAGCCTGTTTCCCCCAGGAATTCGGAAACATGGCCCGGGCATATGATCCTGCAGTTAACGGGGATGAAATCGAATCTGCAGTTGACGGGGAGAGGGTTGAACCCGGGGCTTACATTGATGCAAAAGTTCAGCCTGCGGACCCTATCGGGTTTTTGAGCTCAGGAACAGGAGGAACAGGAGGGACAGGAGGAGCAGCCGGAGCTCTTGAGATTACTATTTACGAGCAGGACTTTGCTCTCGTAAAAGAGCGGCGGGAATTCGAGCTCGAGAGCGGAGTCAACCTTGTGGAGTACGGCAATGTTGCAGCCATGATAGATCCTGCCTCGGTTATGGTTGAGGACCCGGAAAACAGGGACACCGCTGTTATCGAACAAAATTATGAGTATGACCTTGTGAGCAGTTTTTCATTACTTGAGAAATACCTGGAAAAGGAAATCACCGTTACTGCCGGGGACGGGGAGAGCTACAGCGGAAAGCTGCTTAACTATGAAGGAAACGGCGTTATCCTTGAGGGGAAAGACGGAAACGTCCTGATGCTGCAGGAGGTCCTGAAGGTAGAAGTTCCGGACGCTTCAGGGCTTTCGACAAAGCCAACTCTCGTCTGGCAGCTCTACTCTCCTGTTTCCGGGAAGAGGGAACTTTTGACCTCCTACCTAACCGGGGGCATAAGCTGGAACGCGGATTATGCCCTGATTAGCAATGCGGACGATACCAGGGCCGACATCCGGGGCTGGGTAAGCATTGACAACCGGGCAGGGATTGACTTTGAGGACGCTGGCCTGAAACTGGTTTCCGGGGAAATCAACCGGGTTTCCACCCCACAGCCGGTATATGAAGCCGTTGAGGACGAAGCAGTGGCTGAAGAAGCCCTGGTGGGAAGCCCCTTCACTGAAGAGGGTTTCTTTGAGTACCACCTGTACACCCTTGAAAAAACGGCGACCCTTAAAAACAACCAGGAAAAGCAGATCTCCCTTTTCACTGCGGATTCCGTACCCATAAAAAAAGAACTAATTTATGACAGCTTTTCCGGAGACAGGGTCCGGGTTTTCCTGACTCTGGACAATTCCAAAGAAAACGGGCTTGGAATGCCTCTTCCGGCAGGTGTATTCAGGACATACAAAACCGATTCTGCAGGAGACCTGCAGTTCCTCGGAGAAGACCGGATCGAGCACACCCCCTAG
- a CDS encoding M20 family metallopeptidase: MSEDLKSADSKNTDPEGANPKSTDSKDADPNREALEAWIIGLRREFHRHPELSFEEYGTQKRILKTLAELGIEARKIADTGVLASIRGTKPGPCIALRTDTDGLEVREEATERNGEYISLNEGVMHACGHDGHMAMLFGAARLFQEQRDFPGEVRLIFQPAEEIPPGGSERVIAEGGLEGVDAVLGMHIFTNHESNSVGFRPGPFMASTNRFEVFLKGKGGHISKPESCIDPVLMATDFLNALYPALEAKLDPEKYVLGVGRIRGGAQFNRTPDIVEILGSYRTFDEETTKTIDETIKECLGVIMEKYVKSGKEFEGFPTYDLDVLHGYPVLVNEPGFTEAVHSKLKESLPKLTIYPEMEKTFAAEDFASYLQKVPGIFISLGTRNPEKGILEINHSSRFDIDEDILPLGTKIFRTLALDFLNFPEKYLGSA, from the coding sequence ATGAGTGAAGACCTGAAGAGTGCAGACTCGAAGAATACAGACCCTGAGGGCGCAAACCCGAAGAGTACAGACTCGAAGGATGCGGACCCGAATAGAGAAGCGCTTGAAGCCTGGATAATTGGGCTGCGGCGTGAGTTTCACCGCCACCCGGAACTAAGTTTCGAAGAGTATGGGACCCAGAAGCGAATCCTGAAAACCCTGGCAGAGCTTGGAATCGAAGCCCGGAAAATTGCGGATACCGGGGTGCTGGCAAGCATCCGCGGCACGAAACCCGGGCCCTGCATTGCCCTTCGCACGGACACGGACGGGCTCGAAGTCCGGGAAGAGGCCACGGAGCGGAATGGGGAATATATTTCCCTAAACGAGGGGGTCATGCACGCCTGCGGGCACGACGGGCATATGGCAATGCTCTTTGGGGCTGCCCGGCTTTTCCAGGAGCAAAGGGACTTTCCCGGAGAGGTCCGCCTGATCTTCCAGCCAGCAGAAGAAATCCCCCCCGGAGGGTCGGAAAGGGTGATTGCCGAAGGCGGGCTCGAAGGTGTGGACGCGGTCCTGGGGATGCATATCTTCACCAACCATGAGTCAAACAGTGTGGGCTTTCGCCCCGGACCTTTTATGGCAAGCACCAATAGGTTCGAGGTCTTCCTGAAGGGAAAAGGGGGACACATCTCAAAACCCGAAAGCTGCATAGACCCTGTCTTGATGGCTACGGACTTCCTGAACGCCCTTTACCCTGCCCTGGAAGCAAAGCTTGATCCGGAAAAATACGTGCTTGGGGTTGGAAGAATCCGGGGAGGCGCCCAGTTCAACCGGACCCCGGATATTGTCGAGATCCTCGGAAGCTATCGGACCTTTGATGAGGAGACCACAAAAACAATTGACGAGACGATAAAAGAATGTCTTGGGGTAATCATGGAAAAATACGTGAAAAGCGGGAAAGAGTTCGAAGGCTTCCCGACTTACGACCTTGATGTCCTCCACGGCTACCCCGTTCTCGTAAACGAACCCGGGTTCACAGAAGCGGTACATTCGAAACTGAAAGAAAGCCTTCCGAAACTCACGATTTATCCTGAAATGGAAAAGACCTTTGCTGCAGAGGACTTTGCAAGCTACCTGCAAAAAGTACCCGGGATTTTCATCTCCCTGGGCACCCGGAACCCGGAAAAAGGGATCCTGGAAATCAACCACTCCTCCAGGTTCGACATCGACGAAGACATCCTGCCGCTGGGCACGAAGATCTTCCGCACCCTTGCCCTGGACTTCCTGAACTTCCCTGAAAAATACCTCGGGTCTGCCTGA
- a CDS encoding nucleotidyltransferase domain-containing protein has product MLKTRLRDFLLTKDNWLFAVVDYFHKDGIRATLRYVPDETGDRELNGIRYKKLDFGPAFEFMREHKPEWVQDVHVVPEAEVKQLLRPSDRIPELVESDSRVAEIVKTLDKAGLARSSMGVTGSMVAGLQNESSDIDFVVYGPAWFKARDAIAAAKKGEGPIEDIDEEMWQRIYRKRIPEISFEEFMLHESRKGNRGMVDGTYFDLLFTREWDQIKEPLQRGTDTVKLKIEAEVTNADFAFDNPSYYKVDHEEIDHVLSYTHTYAGQALPGEIIEARGVVEELGDMKRLVVGTSREPKGEWIRSLSWLEQCGYR; this is encoded by the coding sequence ATGCTCAAAACACGCCTCAGGGATTTTCTTCTAACAAAGGACAACTGGCTCTTTGCCGTTGTTGATTACTTCCATAAAGACGGGATAAGAGCCACCCTCCGCTACGTACCGGATGAAACCGGAGACCGGGAATTAAACGGGATCCGCTACAAAAAATTAGATTTTGGCCCGGCTTTCGAGTTCATGCGGGAGCACAAGCCCGAATGGGTACAGGACGTGCACGTTGTCCCTGAAGCCGAGGTCAAGCAACTGCTGCGCCCCTCTGACCGGATCCCGGAACTGGTTGAAAGCGACAGCCGGGTAGCTGAAATCGTTAAAACCCTGGACAAAGCCGGGCTTGCCAGGTCGAGCATGGGGGTCACGGGCTCGATGGTCGCGGGGCTCCAGAACGAGAGTTCGGACATCGATTTTGTCGTCTACGGCCCTGCCTGGTTCAAAGCCAGGGACGCAATAGCGGCTGCAAAAAAGGGAGAGGGACCTATCGAGGATATTGATGAGGAGATGTGGCAGAGGATTTACAGGAAAAGAATTCCCGAAATTTCCTTCGAGGAATTCATGCTCCACGAATCCAGGAAAGGCAACCGGGGCATGGTGGATGGCACCTATTTCGACCTCCTCTTCACCCGGGAATGGGACCAGATAAAAGAACCTCTCCAGCGGGGCACGGACACCGTCAAGCTGAAAATCGAAGCTGAGGTCACGAATGCCGATTTTGCCTTTGACAACCCTTCGTACTATAAAGTCGACCACGAGGAAATCGACCACGTGCTCTCCTACACCCACACCTATGCCGGCCAGGCCCTTCCCGGAGAGATAATCGAAGCCCGGGGTGTGGTCGAAGAGCTGGGAGATATGAAAAGGCTTGTTGTGGGCACCTCAAGGGAGCCAAAAGGAGAATGGATAAGGTCCCTTAGCTGGCTTGAGCAGTGCGGGTACAGGTAA
- a CDS encoding PGF-pre-PGF domain-containing protein, giving the protein MKIIGSLEMKNVRITRSFILSLLALLFLTGTTISASASGLTASREISTDPVYPGESFTVSVQIQAGHYLEAPALDENLPAGWSISPVDNDGAVFRESGTFKASTLEWVWVESLSEGEGKTVIYEVTVPPDSEPGTYSITGAVSAYSVSAVPVAGDSRVLVTLPPPEALFSASPLSGTAPLTVTFTDLSTGNPDSWEWDFEGDGVFDSAERNPSHTYETPGSYTVTLRASNSSYGSDTETRTGYVSVTEKTTVKTTSSGGGGGGGGGAGSPEPNSNIGLKEISSGQVFKGTHASYIFKAETNDIVTVEFDPKRSFGKTTAIVEMLKNTSAMVEEPAPGTVYKNMNIWVGNSGFSSPENLENAKISFRVNRTWIYENGINESMITLYRYNEEDWNSLSTSLIGDDENYLYFTSETPGFSPFAIAGREEGVQKMEIFPLESESQVVNGEKLTEEEKENGVGEKEGEEIENPASETEKEGKTKSTPGFEALFAATGTMVSYAFLKKR; this is encoded by the coding sequence ATGAAAATCATCGGAAGTCTGGAAATGAAAAACGTAAGAATTACCAGAAGTTTTATCCTGAGCCTCCTGGCTCTCCTGTTCCTCACCGGAACAACAATCTCTGCCTCAGCCTCAGGGCTTACGGCAAGCAGGGAAATATCTACCGACCCGGTCTATCCCGGGGAGAGCTTTACCGTAAGTGTGCAGATCCAGGCAGGACATTACCTTGAAGCTCCTGCCCTGGACGAAAACCTGCCAGCCGGCTGGAGCATAAGCCCGGTTGATAATGACGGAGCCGTGTTCCGGGAAAGCGGCACTTTCAAAGCTTCCACCCTGGAATGGGTCTGGGTCGAAAGCCTTTCCGAAGGGGAAGGGAAGACCGTCATATACGAAGTTACCGTGCCTCCTGACTCCGAACCCGGGACGTACTCCATCACGGGCGCCGTCTCCGCGTATTCGGTCTCTGCTGTCCCTGTGGCAGGAGACTCGCGGGTCCTTGTAACCCTCCCTCCCCCGGAAGCCCTATTTTCCGCAAGCCCGCTCTCCGGTACCGCACCCCTGACCGTCACCTTTACGGACCTCTCAACCGGGAACCCGGACTCCTGGGAATGGGACTTTGAAGGGGACGGGGTTTTTGATTCCGCCGAAAGAAACCCAAGCCATACCTACGAAACCCCGGGAAGCTATACTGTCACCCTCCGGGCAAGCAACAGCAGCTATGGGAGCGATACCGAGACCAGAACGGGGTATGTTAGTGTAACGGAGAAAACCACAGTTAAAACCACATCTTCCGGAGGAGGGGGTGGAGGCGGAGGAGGCGCAGGGTCCCCGGAACCTAACAGCAACATTGGGCTCAAGGAGATTTCGAGCGGGCAGGTCTTCAAAGGAACCCACGCCAGCTACATCTTCAAAGCCGAAACAAATGATATAGTGACTGTGGAATTTGACCCGAAGAGGAGTTTCGGGAAAACAACCGCTATCGTGGAGATGCTTAAAAACACATCAGCAATGGTTGAGGAGCCGGCTCCCGGGACTGTCTATAAAAACATGAACATCTGGGTCGGCAATAGCGGCTTTTCTAGCCCTGAAAACCTTGAAAACGCCAAAATCAGTTTCCGGGTAAACAGGACCTGGATCTATGAAAACGGTATCAATGAAAGTATGATAACCCTCTACCGCTACAATGAAGAGGACTGGAACTCCCTTTCCACATCCCTGATAGGGGATGATGAAAACTACCTTTACTTTACTTCCGAAACCCCTGGCTTTTCACCCTTTGCAATAGCAGGTAGAGAAGAAGGTGTCCAGAAGATGGAAATTTTCCCTCTGGAATCGGAAAGCCAGGTAGTGAACGGAGAGAAATTAACTGAAGAAGAAAAAGAAAATGGAGTGGGAGAAAAAGAGGGAGAAGAAATAGAGAATCCCGCTTCTGAGACGGAAAAAGAAGGGAAAACGAAAAGCACCCCGGGCTTTGAAGCATTATTTGCGGCAACAGGCACGATGGTTTCATATGCATTTCTGAAAAAAAGATAA
- the tuf gene encoding translation elongation factor EF-1 subunit alpha yields MAAEKPHMNLAVIGHIDHGKSTLVGRLMYEAGAVPAHVIEKYKAEAKEKGKESFAFAWVMDSLKEERERGITIDIAHKRFDTDKYYFTVVDCPGHRDFVKNMITGASQADAAILVVAAPDGVMAQTREHIFLSRTLGISQLIIAVNKMDAVNYSEDRYKEVVAQVSELLKMIGFKPKDIPFIPTSAFEGDNITKASENTPWYKGPGIMQALDQLKQPEKPDTLPLRIPVEDAYTISGIGTVPVGRVETGVMKKGDKVVFMPGGTEGEVKSIEMHHEEIPQAVPGDNIGWNVRGIGKSDVRRGDVCGLVSNPPSVADEFVGQIVVLQHPSAITAGYTPVFHAHTSQTACQLISLDKKLDPKSGQVKEENPTFIKAGDAAIVTIKPTKPMVMEPVKEIPQLGRFAIRDMGMTIAAGMCMSVKQK; encoded by the coding sequence ATGGCAGCAGAAAAACCACACATGAACTTAGCAGTCATTGGTCACATTGACCACGGAAAGTCCACCCTTGTGGGTCGCTTAATGTATGAAGCCGGTGCTGTTCCGGCCCACGTTATCGAGAAATACAAGGCAGAAGCAAAAGAGAAGGGTAAAGAATCTTTCGCCTTCGCATGGGTCATGGACTCTCTCAAGGAAGAGCGTGAAAGAGGTATCACAATCGATATCGCTCACAAGAGGTTCGACACAGACAAGTACTACTTTACAGTTGTGGACTGCCCAGGTCACCGTGACTTCGTCAAGAACATGATCACCGGTGCCTCCCAGGCAGACGCAGCAATCCTTGTGGTCGCAGCTCCTGATGGTGTAATGGCCCAGACCAGGGAACACATCTTCCTTTCCAGGACCCTTGGTATCAGCCAGCTCATCATCGCCGTGAACAAGATGGATGCCGTGAACTACAGTGAAGACAGGTACAAGGAAGTTGTAGCCCAGGTTTCCGAACTTCTCAAGATGATCGGCTTCAAGCCAAAGGACATTCCCTTCATCCCGACCTCCGCTTTCGAGGGCGACAACATCACAAAGGCCAGCGAGAACACACCCTGGTACAAGGGCCCCGGAATCATGCAGGCCCTCGACCAGCTCAAGCAGCCCGAAAAGCCGGACACCCTCCCGCTCAGGATCCCTGTGGAAGACGCATACACCATCTCCGGTATTGGTACCGTGCCTGTGGGCAGGGTCGAGACCGGTGTCATGAAGAAGGGCGACAAGGTCGTCTTCATGCCTGGTGGAACAGAAGGAGAAGTCAAGTCCATCGAGATGCACCACGAAGAAATTCCGCAGGCAGTCCCCGGTGACAACATCGGCTGGAACGTCCGTGGTATCGGCAAGAGCGACGTCCGCAGAGGAGACGTTTGTGGTCTTGTGAGCAATCCACCATCCGTTGCTGACGAGTTCGTGGGCCAGATCGTGGTTCTCCAGCACCCCTCCGCAATCACCGCAGGATACACCCCTGTGTTCCACGCCCACACTTCCCAGACCGCATGCCAGCTGATTTCTCTTGACAAGAAGCTGGACCCCAAGAGCGGGCAGGTTAAGGAAGAGAACCCGACCTTCATCAAGGCCGGAGACGCAGCAATCGTCACAATCAAGCCGACAAAGCCGATGGTCATGGAGCCTGTAAAGGAAATTCCGCAGCTCGGCAGATTCGCCATCCGCGACATGGGTATGACCATTGCCGCCGGTATGTGCATGAGTGTTAAGCAGAAATAA
- the rpsJ gene encoding 30S ribosomal protein S10 gives MQKARIRLSGISPTDLDGVCNQVKSIAERTGVSISGPVPLPTKKLVVPTRKSPSGDGTATWDHWEMRVHKRLIDIAADERALRQLMRIQVPKDINIEIVLEG, from the coding sequence ATGCAGAAAGCTAGAATTAGATTGTCCGGCATCAGTCCTACGGATCTGGACGGAGTCTGTAACCAGGTAAAATCCATCGCAGAACGGACAGGTGTAAGCATCTCCGGGCCCGTACCACTTCCAACAAAGAAGCTGGTCGTTCCCACAAGGAAGAGTCCAAGTGGCGACGGAACCGCAACCTGGGATCACTGGGAAATGCGGGTGCATAAGCGGCTCATCGACATCGCAGCCGACGAAAGGGCACTTCGCCAGCTCATGAGGATCCAGGTCCCGAAAGACATCAACATCGAGATCGTACTCGAAGGATAA